The Actinomycetes bacterium genomic interval GGATGTCGCCGACCGGGTGGTGGCAGGTGCGCTCGAACGCGCCCGGCTCGCTGAACGCGGCCAGCTGCTCGTCGGCGGTCCGGCGGAACACCGACTGAGCGTCCTCGGTGCGGTCCAGCGACCGGGCGACCGCCCGAGCCTCACGAGTGGACGCGCCGGCCAGCAGCGCGACGGCGAACCGGTTGCCACCCGCTACGTGGGCGAACAGGTCGTGCACCGACCACTCGGTGCACGGGGTCGACAGGTCCCACTGGTCGTCGGTCACGCCGGCCAACCGCTGGGCGAACGCATCGCCGGCCGCGCGCAGGTCGTCAAGAGCACTCATCGCGCCACCGTAACCTGGCCGTGCCGTCGCCGCCCGGATCGGCGATGCTGAGACTGGGGCCGCAGCGGTGCACTCGGGGTGTGCCGCCGACGACGACAGGGAGGACGGCGACGTGGAGTACGTCAATCTGGGCCGGACGGGGCTGGAGGTCTCACGGCTGTGCGTCGGCTGCATGAGCTTCGGCGACCCGGAGCGGGGCAACCACTCCTGGACGCTGCCTGAGGCGGACAGCCGCCCGATCATCAAGCAGGCCCTGGACCTCGGCATCAACTTCTTCGACACGGCCAACGTCTACTCAGACGGCACCAGCGAGGAGATCGTCGGCCGTGCGCTCGCCGACTACGCCAGGCGGGACGAGGTGGTCATCGCCACCAAGGTGCACGGTCGGATGCGGCCGGGCCCCAACGGCGCCGGGCTGTCCCGCGGTCACATCATGACGGCGATCGACGACAGCCTCCGCCGGCTCGGCACCGACTACGTGGACCTGTACCAGATTCACCGGTTCGACCCGGCGACCCCGCTCGAGGAGACCCTCGAGACGCTGCACGACGT includes:
- a CDS encoding TIGR03086 family metal-binding protein, with protein sequence MSALDDLRAAGDAFAQRLAGVTDDQWDLSTPCTEWSVHDLFAHVAGGNRFAVALLAGASTREARAVARSLDRTEDAQSVFRRTADEQLAAFSEPGAFERTCHHPVGDIPGAHFIGLRTGDLIVHAWDLATAVGGEQDLGDDLVQLGLRIYRPMAGRLGQTGIFGVGATQDPAGLTPQQRLLDIVGRTA